TCCCAAGACCGTCGATATCCTGAAACAACGTATCACACAAAATCTCACAAAACTCGCGGCCGAGGAGGCAGCGCCATGAAGAAGATCGCAACGGGCAACAAGGCAGTTGCTGAAGCGGTAAAACAGGCAGGGCCGGCGGTAGTTGCCGCATACCCGATTACACCCCAGACCGAGATCGTGGAGCAGATTGCCGAATTCGTTTCAAGCGGCGAACTGAAAAGCAGGTACATCGCGGTCGAGAGCGAGCACTCGGCAATGGCTGCCTGTATCGGGGCCAGCATTACCGGTGTCCGCACGTTCACCGCAACGAGCTCCCACGGGCTTCTCTACATGCACGAGATGACCAACTGGGCGGCGGGGGCACGGCTTCCCATCGTCATGGCAAATGTCAACCGGTCCCTGGGACCCGGCTGGAATATCTGGGCTGAACATACCGATGCCCTGCAGGAGCGCGATACCGGCTGGCTCCAGGTCTATGTCAGCTCCGTGCAGGAAGCCTACGATACTACCATTATGGCATTCCGGATCGCCGAGAACAATGAAGTGCTCCTGCCGGTGATGATAAATCTCGACGGGTTCACCCTCTCCCACATTATGCAACCGCTTGAGACCGTAGAACCGGGCGATTTCATCCCACCCTTACACCTTGCCCACGCAATTGATGTCACAAAACCGGCAGGATACGGGGGTCTCACTGGACCGGACCAGCAGTTCCGGTTCCGGTGGGACATCGAACGCTCGATGCGGGACTCCGTGAAGGTTATCGAAGCAACCGAAAAAGAATTCGGCAGCCGGTTTGGCAGGAAGTACGGGTTCACCGAGGATTACTGCTGCGAAGATGCCGACGTTATCGTTGTCGCGATGGGCACGCTGGGGAAGGAAGCCGAGGTTGCGGTTGATCTTCTCCGTAAAGAGGGCATCAAAGCCGGCTCCATGCGCCTGCGCTGGTTCCGGCCGTTCCCGAAACTCAATCTTAAGGGAAAAGAGGTTGTCGTGATCGACCGGGATTACTCGTTTGGCCGCGGGGGAATTCTCGCAACGGAGATCATGGCGCAGATAAAAGGTGAGATCTTCAGCGTTATCGCCGGTATTGGCGGGCAGGAAGTCACGTACGACGACATCGCGGACTTTGTCCGGAACCGTCGTATGGGTGAAGAGTTCTGGTTCGGGGTGAGTAACCGTGTTTGAAATCCGAATCCACTCCCGGGGCGGACAGGGCGGCGTTACTGCAGCCCGGCTCCTTGCCCTTGCCGCAATTCATGACGGCAAGTATGCCACCGCATGTC
Above is a window of uncultured Methanoregula sp. DNA encoding:
- a CDS encoding transketolase C-terminal domain-containing protein, whose product is MKKIATGNKAVAEAVKQAGPAVVAAYPITPQTEIVEQIAEFVSSGELKSRYIAVESEHSAMAACIGASITGVRTFTATSSHGLLYMHEMTNWAAGARLPIVMANVNRSLGPGWNIWAEHTDALQERDTGWLQVYVSSVQEAYDTTIMAFRIAENNEVLLPVMINLDGFTLSHIMQPLETVEPGDFIPPLHLAHAIDVTKPAGYGGLTGPDQQFRFRWDIERSMRDSVKVIEATEKEFGSRFGRKYGFTEDYCCEDADVIVVAMGTLGKEAEVAVDLLRKEGIKAGSMRLRWFRPFPKLNLKGKEVVVIDRDYSFGRGGILATEIMAQIKGEIFSVIAGIGGQEVTYDDIADFVRNRRMGEEFWFGVSNRV